CAACTATCTGCCGAACCTGATCGGCGGCGCGGCGCTGGTGCTGATCGCGTGGCTGCTCGCCTCGCTGCTGCGCAGCGTGGTCAACCGCGCGCTCAAAGCCGGCAACCTCGACAGCAAGCTGTCGGCCAGCGCCGGCATGCAGCCGATGAGCGGCTATCTCGGCGACGTGCTGTTCTGGCTCGTCATCCTGATGTTCCTGCCCGCGATCCTGTCGGCGTTCTCGCTGTCGGGCCTGCTCGCGCCGGTGCAGGGCATGATCGACAAGCTGCTGGCGATCGTGCCGAACGTGTTCGCGGCGGCGGTGATCGGCTTCGTCGGCTGGCTGGTCGCGCGCGTGCTGCGCGGCCTGGTCACGAACCTGCTCATCGCGGCGGGCGCCGACAAGCTCACGCAGCGCGTCGACAGCCCGACACCGGTGCGCGTCTCGGGCCTGGTCGGCACGCTGGTCTACGTGTTCGTGTTCGTGCCGACGCTGATCTCCGCGCTCGATGCGCTGAAGATCGAAGCGATCTCGCGGCCGGCGACCAACATGCTCGACCAGTTCCTCGGCGCGGTGCCGAACATCATTGCGGCGGTGGTGATCGTGCTCGTCACGTTCTATGTGGCGCGCTTCGTCGCGGCGCTCGCGCAGAAGCTGCTCGTGGCGGCCGGCGTCGACGGGCTGCCGGCCGTGCTCGGCGTCGAACGCGTGTTCACGGGGATGCTGCAGCCGTCGGTGCTGGTCGCCCGCCTGATCGTGTTCTTCGCGATGCTGTTCGCCGCGGTCGAGGCCGCGAACCGGCTCAACTTCACGCAGGTGCGCGACGTCGTCACGCTGTTCATCGAGTTCGGCGCGCACGTGCTGATGGGCGGGGTGATCCTGGTGATCGGCTTCTGGCTCGCGGGGCTGGCGCGCCGCGTGATCGAGCAGGCGGACCGCGAGCACAGCGCGCTGTTTTCGCGGATCGCGCAGTTCGCGATCCTCGGCCTGGTCTTTGCGATGGGGCTGCGCGCCATGGGCATCGCGAACGAGATCGTGCAGCTCGCGTTCGGCCTCGTGCTGGGGGCGATCGCGGTGGCGGTCGCGCTGTCGTTCGGCCTCGGCGGCCGCGAGGCGGCGGGCAAACTGCTCGAGCGCTGGTTCAACCAGCGCCGCGGCGGCGAGTGAGCGGGCGGGCGGAAAGCCACGCGCCGGCATGCCACAATCCCCGGGCTCCGATTCTTCCTCCCCGTTGGGATGCCGCACCGTGGAATTCCTCCGCCTCGCTGTCCTGTTCGCCCTCACGGCGCTCGCTGAAATCGTCGGGTGCTATCTGCCGTGGCTGGTCCTGCGGCAGGCCAGGAGTGCCTGGCTGCTGATGCCCGCGGCCCTGTCGCTCGCGCTGTTCGCGTGGCTGCTGACGCTGCACCCGACCGCCGCCGGACGGACCTACGCGGCGTACGGCGGCATGTATATCGCCGTGGCGCTGGCATGGCTGCGCTTGGTCGATGGCGCGACGCTGACACGCTGGGATCTCGGCGGCGCGGCGATCGCGCTGGCCGGCATGGCGGTGATCGCGCTGCAGCCACAGTCGGCGTGATCCTGGCCGGGGCGGGCCGGACGATGTCGCGGTAGGAATGCTCATTACTGAACACCCCCCGCACAGATCCCGGCGTGCGCGATTCGCGCACCGGGCTCTTGCCTTGGGTGCTTGGCGTCGAAGCGCATATTCGGCCAGGGGTGAAGGATACGAGCGCGGGGAAGCCACTGTGCTGCCAACCTTAGAACCCGTGCCCACGTGGTGTTGTCCTTCTGGCTGCGACGCCGAAGCGCGCGCCTCCAGAGGTTGATCACATGTGCCCGGAATGCTTTCAGCGCAGGGAAGTTGGTCGGCACCGCGTGGTAGTTAAAGTAACCCTGTACCACGCGGCGTAACCATTGCCCTTGCTCGCGGATCGATTGATGCCGTCTGCGCTGTAGTCCCTCCTTGATTTGACGTAACGCGGCCCGAAACCGGTCGCGCCGTGTCTTACGCCACAGCAGGAACTTGCCATCTCTGGCGCAGCCACTGATGTGGGTAAAACCAAGGAAGTTGAACGTCTCCGGCTTGCCCAGACCTCGCGCGGCCCGGTTCTGCGCCGCAAAGCGGCCGAACTGGATCAGGCGGGTCTTCTCCGGGTGCACCGACAGCCCAAACTGCGCCAACCTCTGCTGCATGGCCCGCTTGAACCGCTTGGCATCGTGCTGCTTGTCGAACCCGACCACGACGTCGTCGGCGTACCTGACGATCACGACGTTCCCCTCGGCATGGCGCTTGCGCCATTGGTTTGCCCAGAGGTCGAAGACGTAATGCAGGTAGATGTTTGCCAGCAGCGGCGAGATGACCGACCCTTGCGGCGTCCCCTCGTCTGTTGACTCGATCACCCCGTCTTCCATCGCGCCTGCCTTTAGCCATTTGCGGATCAATCGGATCACGCGTTGGTCGCCTATCCGGTGTCCTATGAACCGGGTCAGCCACTCGTGGTTGACCGTGTCGAAGAACCGGCTGATGTCGGCGTCCAGTATCCAGCTCACGTTTGTACGAGCAATTGCCGTCGCTAACGCATCCAGCGCATCGTGCTGACTGCGCCGTGGACGGAATCCGTAAGAGAAACCAAGGAAGTCTGTCTCGTAGACTGCGTTGAGCACCTCCACCAGCGCGCGTTGGACGATCTTGTCTTCCAGCGCGGCGATGCCCAGCGGACGCAGCTTGCCATCGGCCTTCGGGATATACCGTCGGCGGCTGGGCTGCGCGCGATAGGCCTGCCGGTGCAGTCGCCCATGCAGGTCTTTGAGATTTCCCTCCAGGTTTTGCTCGTAGTCGTGCCATGTCACGCCATCCACCCCTGCGGCCGCCTTCCGCTGCAGCCAGAAGAACGCCGTCTCCAGCAGGTCAATGTCGATCAGATGGAACAACGCCGTGAACCTCTCCTTCGTCCTTTGCCTTGCGGCTTGACGCACACGGTCCAGTCTCTGGGACACGCTTTCCCGGCTCAGCGTCCGGCGCGTGTGTGACCAGCCCGTGTTCCCCTTGGCCCCACCCCTTGGCTCCACCGACTCCGCTCCCGATCGCTCAGGTTTGTTCGTCGGCTTCGTCGCTACTATGGGTGAGTCCGACTTCTCCCATTCGTTCATCATCGGCTATGGCTCCTCACCTTCCCGATGCGGACCGCTCGGCCTGACTCCTGCCGGCGGCCAAATGAGAGACCTCCCGGTTCCCGCATGGAGATCGTACTGACATGCCAGGGTCTAAGACCACGCCGAGCCCACCCAGCGCTTGCGATAGCGCGCAGGACGATGTTGCCTTCCGCAAACAGTAATGCGTCAGCACTCGGGAATGAAATAAACATTTCGTGGCTCAATGGCTGGCCTATCAGCGCCCCTGTCAACGCTTCGCTGAGCACCTCGCAGCACACAGCGCATGACTCGGGGACATCGTGAGTCGCTAACTCTTACAACGTCGGGGACTTTCACCCCTTGATCTCCACCGGTCTCCCGGCGCACACTGTATATCCATCCAGTTATCTTGGGATGGTGGAGCTAAGTGGATACCCCACATATTCATACAGTTAGCTTACATAACGCCCGCCGTGCCCGACGCCGCTCCTACTCCGCAGCCCCCTCTCACGCCCGACTACCTGGCGCAGTTGAACGACCAGCAGCGCCAGGCCGTCGAATTCGGCGTTTCCGGGGCCGACGCGGCGGAAACCGGCCCGCTGCTGGTGCTGGCGGGCGCGGGCTCCGGCAAGACGCAGACGCTGGGCTGGCGCGTGGCGCACCTGGTGGCCCATGGCGCCGATCCGCAGCGCATCCTGCTGCTGACGTTCTCGCGCCGGGCAGCGAGCGAGCTGTCCAGCCGCGCCGGCCACCTGCTGGCGCGTGCCATGCAAGGCAACACCGGCATGCGGTCGGCCGCCGGCACCACGTACCAGACCGCCCTGCCCTGGGCCGGCACCTTCCACGGCATCGGCGCGCGCCTGCTGCGCGAATACGCTGAGCGCATCGGCCTTGCGCCCGATTTCACCATCCACGACCGCAGCGACTCGGCCGATCTGCTCAATGTCGTGCGGCATGAGTTGAACCTGTCGACCAAGGCGCGCCGCTTCCCGCTCAAGCAGACCTGCCTGGCGATCTACTCGCGCGCCATCAACGCCGAGAGCCCGCTGGATGCCGTGCTCAAGCAGCACTTCCCGTGGTGCGCGATGTGGCAGGCGCAGCTGCGCACGCTGTTCGACGCCTACGTCGAAGCCAAGCAGGCCCAGCATGTCCTCGACTACGACGACCTGCTGCTGTACTGGCACGCGATGGTGTCCGACGCCGGCCTGGCCGCCGAGATCGGCGCGCGCTTCGACCACATCCTCGTCGACGAATACCAGGACACCAACCGGCTGCAGGCAACGATCCTGCGCGCGCTGCGCCCGGACGGCCGCGGCCTGACGGTGGTCGGCGACGATGCGCAGTCCATCTACGCCTTCCGCGCGGCGACGGTGCGCAACATCCTCGACTTCCCGCGCCATTTCACGCGGCCGGCACGCACGGTGCTGCTGGAGCGCAATTACCGCTCCACGCAGCCGATCCTGGACGCCTCCAACGGCGTGATGCGCTTTGCCACCGAGCGCTTTGCCAAGACGCTGTGGACCGACCGCGCCTCGACCCACCGCCCACGCCTGGTCTGCGTGCGCGACGAGGCCGAGCAGGCGCGCTGCGTGGCCGAGCAGGTGCTGCAGCATCGCGAGGGCGGGCTGGCGCTGAAATCGCAGGCCGTGCTGTTCCGGACCGCCAGCCACAGCGCGCCGCTGGAGATCGAACTGACCCGCCGCAACATTCCCTTCGTGAAGTACGGCGGGCTCAAATTCCTGGAAGCCTCGCACGTCAAGGACGTGCTGTCGGTGCTGCGCTGGGCCGAGAACCCGCGCAACCGCATCGCCGGCTTCCGCGTCATCCAATTGCTGCCGGGCGCCGGCCCCGCCACCGCCGCGCGCGCGCTCGATGCCATGGCCGAGGCGGCCGACCCGATCGCCGCGCTGCTGGCCCATGAGCCGCCCGCCCGCCTGGCCGGCGACTGGGCGGCACTGATGGCGCTGATGGCCACGCTGCGCACGCCGAAGCACGACGCGGCCTGGGCCGGCGAACTGGGAGCCGTCGGCGCATGGTATGCGCCCCACCTGGAGCGCCTGCACGATGATGCGGCCGTCCGCCAGGGCGACCTCGACCAGCTCGCCCGCATGGCCGCCACCTATGCCTCGCGCGAGCGCTTCCTGACCGAAATGACGCTCGATCCGCCCGAGCTGACCAGCGATGAACCCGGCGACCCGCACCGCGACGAGGACTACCTGATCCTGTCGACCATCCACTCCTCCAAGGGCCAGGAGTGGAAGGCCGTCTACCTGCTCAATGCCGTGGACGGCTGCATGCCCGCCGACCTCGGCGCCGGCTCGCGCGACGAGCTGGAGGAGGAGCGCCGGCTGCTCTACGTGGCCATGACGCGCGCCCGCGACCACCTCGACATCCTGGTGCCGCAGCGCTTCTACGTCACGCAGCAGACGCCGAACGGCGACCGGCACATCTATGCATCGCGCACGCGCTTCATTCCGCCGGCGCTGCTGCCGCTGTTCGAGGCCTGCGCCTGGCCGCCGCCCGAACCCGGTGCCGGTGCCGACCCGGCGGCCGAGGCACGCGCGGCGGCCAAGGTCGACCTGGCCAAGAAGATGCGCGGCTACTGGCGCTAGCCGGGCGTACCCGCAGCCGGGCCGCTACGATGCCGCGGCCGACGGCCCCGCTTCGAGGTCCGGCTCATGCGGGTGCGCGGCTTCGGGCGCCGCGCCGCCGCCGCACTATCGATACAGGCAATCGCCCAGCTTGTTGAGCGTCTGACCGATGTCCGACGGGCTCATGCTCATGAGCGTCTCGATGCCCTTTGCCGGCGCATGGCCGACCGGACCGGGCAGCACGAGATTGAGCGCCGCCATGGAAACGGAGCCGATCAGCAACCCATCGCGCCGTGCTCGATGAAGTCCCCGGCGCCTTTGTTCAGCGCCAGCATGGCCGCCAGCACCATGCTGAAACCGGAGAACGTCTTGAACTCGTCCAGCGCATCCTTGCGGCTCACGTTGCCGTCGCCCACCAGACTGGCCTGGTAGAGGGAGGTGAAGATGGCGTCCGCGGTCAGGTCCACCATGCCGATCCGGTCCAGCACCATCAGGGCGGCGCCCGAGAAGCAGATCATGGCCGTGAATACCGCGAGGGCCAGCTTCGCGGCCTTATCCGGGTTGCTGGCGGCCACCGCGTGCGGCACACCCAGCGTATCCATCCGCTTGACGCTCAGGGTCTTGTACGCATTGACCGCCAGGCTCACCTGCTTCGAGACCAGCGGATTGAGCTCGTGCTCGTCCTCGAACGCGGCTTTGGTATCGACCAGCGATTGCATGTCCGCATTCACGGTGGCGAGCACGTCGCGCAGGTCGGCCTGCATCCGGGCATCCAGGTCTTGCCCCGCCTGGGCCAGGCCGGGATAGGGTGGCTTGTTGCGCCAGCCGTTCACCTTCTCGCGGATCTCCGACGAGAGGATCGTCATGAACAGCACGGCCACGGAGACCATCCCGCCGGTGACGTTGTACGGAAGGTTCTTGGTCAGCGTGGGCTTGATCACCGACGGCATGAACCAGACCGCCTGCACGTTGTTGATGAGATTGCGCGAGAGCCAGCGGTCTTTCAGCAGGCCGCGGTCGGTGGTCGGCGTGCGGATCATGGCCGCGGCTTCGACGAACATCTTGGCCATCAGACCGAACGTCTCCGACGCGAACTGCGCCTGCCGCGGACGCGGCGCCAGCGGTACGGTAATCGGCATGACCGCGGCGAGCAGGCTCGCGCTGGCGACCCGGAATGTGCGGTGGGCCAGGGGCTTGTCCTCCCGCAGGGCAACCAGCGCGCGCTCGATACCGTCGAGATTGCGCGAGAGCGCCTTGAGGGCCGAGTCCGGTTGGCCGGCGGCCGCCAGATCCCGTCGCACCTTGTTCAGGCCGTCCCGCATCTGTTCGACGTGCGACAGCAGCCGTTCGAGTTTCGCGCCCTCCCCTGGCATCTCCGTCGGGGGCTGGCGCAACCCATCGACGAACGCGCAGCGCTCTCCGCGGCTGAGCAAGACACGCGCGTCGGCCAGCTTCCAGAGCGCATTGCCGGATGCCGGGGTCCGGTGTTCGGCATCCGCGGCAACGGACCGGCCAGCGCGCGGCAAAGCTGCCCGTCGATATCCTGACCGGGACGCTGGCCGCCACGCGCAGCCTGTTCACCGCGACCAATATCATCAAGAATGCGGGCGCGCTGGCCGGCGGCTTTGCCGGTGTGCTGACCGCGCAGACCGCCGCCGGCCGGATGGCCACGAGCGCCGGTGCCAGCGAGGAAGCCGTCGTGGCCGTCAAGCGGGCCGTCAAGCGGGCCGTCAGCACGGTGCTGTCGGCACCGGTCTATGCCGCGTGGACGACGGCCGATGTCACGGCCGGCCCCATCGTCGACGCGGCGGCCGGGCGCATCCAGCAAGCGCGCACCCAGGCCGCAAGCGGTGACACCCGCGCAGACAGCCATCGACATCGTGTGATGCGTGATGCGTGAGGTTTGAAGCCGGCGAGGCAGGCTACTCGGCCTCGACCTCCGGCCGCCTGACCACCTGCTGGGCCGCTTCGTGCGGCAACTGCGCGAAGATCCACCCGGCGGCGGCGGTGATGAGCCCCACGCAGACATAAGCCTTATGGAAGGCGCCCAGCGTGTCGGCCAGCTGTCCGCCCGCGTATTCGCTGAAGCCGTTCAGCAGCGCACCGGCGGCGGCCACGCCCAGGCTCATCGACAGCATCATCACCATCGACAGCATGCTGTTGCCCGCACTGGCCTGCGCCCCGCTCAGGTCGCGCAGCGTGAGCGCGTTCATGGCGGTGAACTGCATCGAGTTGAAGGTGCCGAACGCCGCCAGTTGCACGATACGCAGCCACAGCGGCTCGTGCGGGCTCGACAGCGCAAAGCTCACGATCATCAGGCCAAGCAGCAGCGTGTTGCCGAACAGCATGCGCCGATAGCCATACTGCCTGACCAGCCAGTTGCCCAGCGGCTTGGCCGCCATACCGGCCACCGCCACCGGCACCATCATCAGCCCGGCCTGCAGGGGCGAATACCCCAGCCCCACTTGCAGCAACAACGGGATCAGGAACGGCATGCCGCCAGCGCCGATGCGCGCGAACAGGTTGCCGAGAATACCGACCGAAAAACTCGGAATGGCGAACAGCGCGCGCGGAAACAGCGCCTGCTTCGCACGCCCGGCGTGCAGCCAATACGCCGTGAGCGCGGCCAGCCCGAACATCAGCAACACCAGCACCGTGGCGCGACGGAAACCCAGGTCGGACAGGCCGTCGAGCGAGAACGACACAGCCGCCATGCCGAACGCCAGCATCCCGTAGCCGGCCCAGTCGAACGCGTCGCCCGCATCGCCGCGGATGTCGGGCATCACCTTGAGCGTGACCAGCGCGCCGATGACGCCCACCGGCAGGTTGATCAGGAAGATCCAGTGCCACGACACCGCCTCGACCAGCCAGCCGCCCAGCGTCGGGCCGATCAGCGGACCGATCAGGCCCGGAATCGTGACAAAGCTCATGGCCGGCAGGAACTGCCCGCGCGGCACCACGCGCAGCACGGTCAGCCGCCCCACCGGCATCAGCAGCGCGCCGCCCACGCCCTGCACCACGCGCGAGACGATCAGCATGGTCAGCGTGCGCGACTCCGCGCACAGCAGAGAGCCGACGGTGAAGAGGAAGATGGCCGCGAAGAACATGCGCCGGGTGCCGAACCGGTCGGCCAGCCAGCCGGACGCGGGCATCAGCATGGCCGTCGTCAGCGTGTAGGCGATGATGACGGACTGCATCTGCAGCGGGCTCTCGGACAAGCTGCGCGCCATGGCCGGCAGGGCCGTGTTGACGATGGTGGCATCCAGCGTCTGCATGAACAGGCCGACAGCCACCAACCACAGCAGCGGTTGCAAGGATTTGTCGACGGAGACGAAAGAAGACATGGGCGGGACGGGCGACAGGGCTCAACGAGGCTTCATGGGGCGGGGCAACGGCCGGGGACCGCGTACCGCCAGCGCAGCCGACATTGTGGCCCGCACCGGCCGCCGCCGCAAAGCCCGTCACCTTCTTTCACATTGCGTCGCCCTACCGCCGGCATGGGAAAAGCGCCCCGCCTATACTGGTGGGCGTTGCTGACAGCCAGGCTCATCACCATGACGACCCGTACCGAACGCGATACCTTTGGCCCCATCGAAGTCCCCGCCGACCGCCTGTGGGGCGCGCAGACGCAGCGCTCGCTGCAGAACTTCGACATCGCCGGCGACCGCATGCCGCGCGAGCTGATCGACGCGCTGGCCCGCATCAAGCGCGCCAGCGCCACCGTCAACCAGCGCCTGGGCCTGCTGCCGGCCGACAAGGCGAACGCCATCATCGCCGCGGCCGACGAGGTCATCGCCGGCAGGCATCCGGACGAATTCCCGCTGGTGGTCTGGCAGACCGGCTCCGGCACGCAGAGCAACATGAACATGAACGAGGTGCTCGCCAACCTCGCCAGTGAACTGCTGGGCGGCGAGCGCGGCGAAGCCCGCCGGGTGCACCCCAACGACGACGTGAACCGCAGCCAGTCGTCCAACGACGTGTTCCCGACGGCGATGCACGTGGCGGCCGTCACCGCCATCACGCGGCACCTGCTGCCGTCGCTGCGCACGCTGCGCGAGACGCTGGCGCGGAAGGCCACGGACTTCGACGACATCATCAAGATCGGCCGCACCCACCTGCAGGACGCCACCCCGCTCACGCTCGGCCAGGAGTTCTCCGGCTACGCCGCACAGCTGCAGCACAGCGAGACCCACCTGAACGCCGCGCTGCCGCACCTGTGCGAACTGGCGCTGGGCGGCACGGCGGTCGGCACCGGCCTGAACGCGCCGGCCGGCTATGCCGAACAGGTCGCCGCCGAACTCGCCGCGCTGACCGGCCTGCCCTTTGTCACCTCGCCCAACAAGTTCGAGACCATGGCCTCGGCCGACGGCGTGGTGCACGCGCACGGCGCCCTGAAGACGCTGGCCGCCAGCCTCACCAAGATCGCCAACGACATCCGCTGGCTGGCGAGCGGCCCGCGCAGCGGCCTGGGCGAGCTGTCCATTCCCGAGAACGAGCCGGGCTCGTCCATCATGCCGGGCAAGGTCAACCCGACCCAGAGCGAGGCGATGACGATGCTGTGCGCGCAGGTGTTCGGCAACGATGTCGCCATCAACATCGGCGGGGCCTCGGGCAACTTCGAGCTGAACGTGTTCCGGCCGATGATCGCCTACAACTTCCAGCACAGCGTGCGCCTGCTGGCCGACGGCATGCGCAGCTTCAACGACCACTGCGCGGTCGGCATCGAACCCAACCGCGAGCGCATCGCCGAGCTGGTGCAGCGCTCGCTGATGCTGGTGACGGCGCTCAACCCGCATATCGGCTACGACAAATCGGCGCAGATCGCCAAGAAGGCGCACAAGGAAGGCAGTAGCCTGCGCGAGGCGGCGCTGGCGCTGGGGTATGTGACGGCCGAGCAGTTCGATGCGTGGGTGCGGCCGGAGAAGATGGTGGGCCGTTGAGTCGAGGACGCTCGGCAGGCCGGCACCGCGCGAACGGCTTGGCAAGCCTCGCCGGCGCGTCGCACGTCCGGCGCCCTTCGCGTTGCCGGCACACGTCATCGGCAGATCGAGCGCCCACGCCGGGCACCCATGAAAAAAGGCCCGACCGGGCCTTTCTTTCTTACCAGCACTGCGATGTGGTGTTACCGCTGTTGCCCTGCACACCCAACTGATTGATGGTGTAGGTGCCGCAAGCATCCGACTGCTGGGGACCGGGACTGGCCGGCACGGCCGAAGCCGAAAAGCCCGGCAGCGTGCTGGTCCCCGGCGACCCGGTGACTTGCACGGACAGTTGGTAATAGGTCTGCCCGTTGGTCTGGAGCGCGAGGGGGAACGCCGTGCCGGCATAGCCCAGCGCGGACGGCGTGCTCGCGTAGTTGTTCTGCAGCGCGAAATAGCGCTCCTGACGCGAGGCCAGATCCAGCAGGGCCGTCTTGGCGTCGGCCCGGTGCGACTTCATGATGTAGTTGTTGTAGGACGGATAGGCGAGCGCGACCAGGATGGCCACGATGGCCAACGTGATCATCAGCTCGATGAGCGTGAAGCCCGCCGCATGCCGGCCCACAGGAAAAGTCAGAGAAGATTTCATGGTTAGCGCAGCTTGACCCAATTGACGCGCGAGCCCGTCGCCGAGGCGCCAGGGTTGACCGCGGTAGCCGAACCCTTACCGTCGCTGGTCTGCTGGACCATGGTCACGCCACTGTCCGTCGTCACGAACGAGGGCGTACCCGTACCGCTCAGGCCGACACCGCTCACGATGCCACCGTTGTAGGTGGAGAAATTGCCGTTGCTGTCCCCGAAGAACGAGGAAGTCCCCGCGCCGCCGGTGCCGATCGCGATCGCCATGGTGTAGCCCGAGGCTTGCGTGGTCGTGCAGGACAGGATCTGCGTCACCGCCGGAATGGTGGTGTTCACGACAAACATGCCATACGCCAGCGTCGGGTTATAGATGACCTGCTCGTAGTTGGTGGTCGAGCCCGACGTTGTGCTCGGCAGCACCAGCGTCCAGCCGTATTTATTGTTGCCGGTGGAGCAGACGCTCGACCCCTGCCAGCAGACCTTGTTCGTGCTGACGGTCCGGTACGATGCCGTCGAGCCGCTGGCGGTGGACTGCGCGGTGATGGTCTGCGTCTGCAGCGACGAAACGGTCACGGTCTGCGGCGCGGTCAGCGAGGTGTACTGGGACGTTGCCGCGGCCTTCGCATTCCAGGCGCTCATGTTCCAGTCCCAGACACCGTAGAGCGCCTGGCTGGACGTTGCATACTTCGTCGCGCTGGTCAGCGTGGCCGGAAGATTCTGGCCCGTGCCGAAGGCAACGACCACGCGCGGATTCCCGCCCGCGGTATCCGGAACAGCCGCCACCACCACCTTGGACGAGATCGGCTGGCCGGCGGTCGTCGAGAACAGCGGCGCCGAAGCCGCGGCCCACGAAGACGGGGTGGCCGCCGTCAGATCGAAGCGCCAGACGTTGCCGAACAGATCGCCGGCATAGACGTAATCGGTGATGTGGTCGCCATCCAGATCGGCCGGCGTGACATAGGCGATGCCGTTCTTGCCGCTGTTGCCCGTGGGGTCCTTGCTCGGACCATAGCCGGTATCGAAGTAGTAGAACGTCTTCGCGCCGGTGCTGGGGTTCACCAGCATCACGAACAGGCCGGCCGTGCCGTTCTGGCTGTTGTAGCCGTTGCCGAACAGGACCGCCCACATCCCGTTGTGCAGACGGCGGATGACCGGGGTGCCGTAGGTATCGCCCAGGTAGTTGCCGCAATTGGTGACGTTGGCGCAGGTCAGGCCCGAGGACGACCACTCACCGACCACCAGCGAGCTGGCATTGCTTTCGCTGAACTGGGTCGGATCGGTGATATCCAGCGCGTAGAGCGTACCGCCGGTCGACGTGGTGCTGTCCGCGATCGTGCCGGAGGCATTGCCGCCACCGCCAAGGCCGCCGACAAGCCAAGTGTGCCAGGCACCGTTGTAATACAGATCGCCCGTGCCGGGTGTTGCGTCGACGTACAGGTTGTGCGAATACGATGGCGAGCTGAAATCGACCTTGCCGGTGGTGCTGTGGATCATGCTCAGCACCGCGCCCGGCACATAGGCCAGCGTCTCCACGCCGTCGTTGGGCGTGGTGGCGTTGCTCACAAAGTTGCCGCTCGAATCGTACGCACCGGCGCGGAAACCATGCACCATGCCGTCATTGGCACCGACGTAGACGACATTCTGGCGCGTGGCATACGTGGTCTTGAACGTCGCATAGCTGCCCGTCGGCTCCGCGGGCGAAGCCGAAGAATTCAACGCGTCGACCCACGGCCCGTTGTACGGCGAGGACGGCTTCCCGACCCAGGTCGGACTCGAGTTGATGATGTCGCCCAGTACCCCGGTGCGCGTGCGGTAGGGACCGCTACTGCTCGCTTCCTTGGTGCGGTCGCCACGCAGGTACAGCAGCCGGTTGGTGGTGACGGAGCTGTCGCCCGTCGTCAGCGACGACTGCTGGGTCGAGGTCAGGCTGTTCCATTCGAACGGAATGCCGGTGGACCCGTTCCAGGTCAGGATCTGCCGCGCCGACGGACTCGTCGCCGTGACCGTGGCCGAACTGCCCATCGCCTGGCAGGAGCCGCCTGTCAGCGTACAGCTGGCATCCCAGTTCGCGGTCGACGCAATCGACACGGC
The nucleotide sequence above comes from Ralstonia solanacearum K60. Encoded proteins:
- a CDS encoding mechanosensitive ion channel, producing the protein MDASSFVTSLQATLAGYLPKIAGAIGILVVGWLIAIAVRAGTRRLLAALKVDQRIAESTGQGAQVEGIVAGGLFWLVLLITAVGIFNVLNLLEVSNPFSQLVTNIVNYLPNLIGGAALVLIAWLLASLLRSVVNRALKAGNLDSKLSASAGMQPMSGYLGDVLFWLVILMFLPAILSAFSLSGLLAPVQGMIDKLLAIVPNVFAAAVIGFVGWLVARVLRGLVTNLLIAAGADKLTQRVDSPTPVRVSGLVGTLVYVFVFVPTLISALDALKIEAISRPATNMLDQFLGAVPNIIAAVVIVLVTFYVARFVAALAQKLLVAAGVDGLPAVLGVERVFTGMLQPSVLVARLIVFFAMLFAAVEAANRLNFTQVRDVVTLFIEFGAHVLMGGVILVIGFWLAGLARRVIEQADREHSALFSRIAQFAILGLVFAMGLRAMGIANEIVQLAFGLVLGAIAVAVALSFGLGGREAAGKLLERWFNQRRGGE
- a CDS encoding YnfA family protein → MEFLRLAVLFALTALAEIVGCYLPWLVLRQARSAWLLMPAALSLALFAWLLTLHPTAAGRTYAAYGGMYIAVALAWLRLVDGATLTRWDLGGAAIALAGMAVIALQPQSA
- the ltrA gene encoding group II intron reverse transcriptase/maturase translates to MMNEWEKSDSPIVATKPTNKPERSGAESVEPRGGAKGNTGWSHTRRTLSRESVSQRLDRVRQAARQRTKERFTALFHLIDIDLLETAFFWLQRKAAAGVDGVTWHDYEQNLEGNLKDLHGRLHRQAYRAQPSRRRYIPKADGKLRPLGIAALEDKIVQRALVEVLNAVYETDFLGFSYGFRPRRSQHDALDALATAIARTNVSWILDADISRFFDTVNHEWLTRFIGHRIGDQRVIRLIRKWLKAGAMEDGVIESTDEGTPQGSVISPLLANIYLHYVFDLWANQWRKRHAEGNVVIVRYADDVVVGFDKQHDAKRFKRAMQQRLAQFGLSVHPEKTRLIQFGRFAAQNRAARGLGKPETFNFLGFTHISGCARDGKFLLWRKTRRDRFRAALRQIKEGLQRRRHQSIREQGQWLRRVVQGYFNYHAVPTNFPALKAFRAHVINLWRRALRRRSQKDNTTWARVLRLAAQWLPRARILHPWPNMRFDAKHPRQEPGARIAHAGICAGGVQ
- a CDS encoding ATP-dependent helicase; this translates as MPDAAPTPQPPLTPDYLAQLNDQQRQAVEFGVSGADAAETGPLLVLAGAGSGKTQTLGWRVAHLVAHGADPQRILLLTFSRRAASELSSRAGHLLARAMQGNTGMRSAAGTTYQTALPWAGTFHGIGARLLREYAERIGLAPDFTIHDRSDSADLLNVVRHELNLSTKARRFPLKQTCLAIYSRAINAESPLDAVLKQHFPWCAMWQAQLRTLFDAYVEAKQAQHVLDYDDLLLYWHAMVSDAGLAAEIGARFDHILVDEYQDTNRLQATILRALRPDGRGLTVVGDDAQSIYAFRAATVRNILDFPRHFTRPARTVLLERNYRSTQPILDASNGVMRFATERFAKTLWTDRASTHRPRLVCVRDEAEQARCVAEQVLQHREGGLALKSQAVLFRTASHSAPLEIELTRRNIPFVKYGGLKFLEASHVKDVLSVLRWAENPRNRIAGFRVIQLLPGAGPATAARALDAMAEAADPIAALLAHEPPARLAGDWAALMALMATLRTPKHDAAWAGELGAVGAWYAPHLERLHDDAAVRQGDLDQLARMAATYASRERFLTEMTLDPPELTSDEPGDPHRDEDYLILSTIHSSKGQEWKAVYLLNAVDGCMPADLGAGSRDELEEERRLLYVAMTRARDHLDILVPQRFYVTQQTPNGDRHIYASRTRFIPPALLPLFEACAWPPPEPGAGADPAAEARAAAKVDLAKKMRGYWR
- the mdtD gene encoding multidrug transporter subunit MdtD; translation: MSSFVSVDKSLQPLLWLVAVGLFMQTLDATIVNTALPAMARSLSESPLQMQSVIIAYTLTTAMLMPASGWLADRFGTRRMFFAAIFLFTVGSLLCAESRTLTMLIVSRVVQGVGGALLMPVGRLTVLRVVPRGQFLPAMSFVTIPGLIGPLIGPTLGGWLVEAVSWHWIFLINLPVGVIGALVTLKVMPDIRGDAGDAFDWAGYGMLAFGMAAVSFSLDGLSDLGFRRATVLVLLMFGLAALTAYWLHAGRAKQALFPRALFAIPSFSVGILGNLFARIGAGGMPFLIPLLLQVGLGYSPLQAGLMMVPVAVAGMAAKPLGNWLVRQYGYRRMLFGNTLLLGLMIVSFALSSPHEPLWLRIVQLAAFGTFNSMQFTAMNALTLRDLSGAQASAGNSMLSMVMMLSMSLGVAAAGALLNGFSEYAGGQLADTLGAFHKAYVCVGLITAAAGWIFAQLPHEAAQQVVRRPEVEAE